Proteins encoded within one genomic window of Polyodon spathula isolate WHYD16114869_AA chromosome 32, ASM1765450v1, whole genome shotgun sequence:
- the LOC121303459 gene encoding zinc finger protein 706-like, whose translation MARGQQKIQAQQKNHKKQTEKKKHGNDQKAAAMAALVFTCPVCKTQMPDPKTFKQHFESKHPKSPMPPELVDVQA comes from the exons ATGGCTCGCGGTCAGCAGAAGATCCAGGCCCAGCAGAAGAATCACAAGAAGCAGACAGAGAAGAAGAAGCACGGCAATGACCAGAAAGCTGCTGCCATGGCAGCCCTCGTCTTCACCTGTCCGGTCTGCAAG acTCAAATGCCTGATCCCAAGACATTCAAGCAACATTTTGAGAGCAAACACCCCAAGTCCCCAATGCCTCCTGAGCTAGTGGATGTACAAGCTTAA
- the LOC121303414 gene encoding gap junction beta-3 protein-like, with product MDWKTLQGLLSGVNKYSTAFGRIWLSVVFVFRVLVYVVAAEKVWGDEQKDFDCNTKQPGCTNVCYDFFFPISHIRLWALQLIFVTCPSLLVVMHVAYREDREKKHKQRHGENSSNLYENTGKKHGGLWWTYLLSLFTKLGIEIGFLYILHHIYDSFYLPRLVKCEILPCPNVVDCYIGRPTEKKIFTYFMVGASALCIVLSVCEIIYLIANRVLRCSRKLKNKSKRDSVAYSKASTCPCHNKMTTLDFKPALKGTELRASAPNLLYGQ from the coding sequence ATGGACTGGAAGACGCTCCAAGGCCTCCTGAGTGGGGTCAACAAGTACTCCACGGCATTTGGCCGCATCTGGCTGTCTGTGGTCTTTGTGTTCCGAGTCTTGGTGTACGTGGTGGCGGCCGAGAAAGTGTGGGGCGACGAGCAGAAGGACTTTGACTGCAACACCAAGCAGCCAGGCTGCACCAACGTCTGCTACGACTTTTTCTTTCCCATCTCCCACATCCGCCTGTGGGCCCTGCAGCTCATCTTCGTCACCTGCCCCTCGCTGTTGGTGGTCATGCACGTGGCCTACAGGGAGGACCGCGAGAAGAAGCACAAACAGAGGCATGGAGAGAACAGCTCCAACCTGTACGAGAACACCGGGAAGAAGCATGGCGGGCTCTGGTGGACCTACTTGCTCAGCCTCTTCACCAAGCTGGGCATCGAAATAGGCTTCCTCTACATCCTCCACCACATTTACGACAGCTTCTACCTTCCCCGCCTGGTGAAGTGCGAGATCCTACCCTGCCCCAACGTGGTGGATTGCTACATCGGCCGCCCGACGGAGAAGAAGATCTTCACCTACTTCATGGTGGGCGCCTCTGCCCTCTGCATCGTGCTGAGCGTTTGTGAGATCATCTACCTCATTGCCAATCGAGTCCTGCGCTGCAGCAGAAAGCTGAAGAACAAGAGCAAGAGGGACTCGGTGGCCTACAGTAAAGCCTCCACCTGCCCGTGTCACAACAAGATGACCACCCTGGACTTCAAGCCTGCCCTCAAAGGCACCGAGCTGCGGGCGTCCGCTCCCAACCTCTTATACGGTCAATGA
- the LOC121303424 gene encoding gap junction beta-4 protein-like yields the protein MNWAFLQGLLSGVNQYSTAFGRVWLSIVFLFRVMVYVVAAERVWGDDQKDFQCNTAQPGCHNVCYDHFFPVSHIRLWALQLIFVTCPSLLVVMHVAYREERERRHRERNGEDCGRLYMDTGKKRGGLWWTYVFTLVFKAGVDSAFLYVLYYIYEAYNFPRLIKCSQKPCPNVVDCFISRPTEKKIFTIFMVVTSILCIFLNLCELIYLLGKRCQECVVSNNRRHELFVASTAANNNESHSIMEKSLKVPPYAPPNNRVSK from the coding sequence ATGAACTGGGCGTTCCTCCAGGGCTTGCTGAGCGGAGTCAACCAGTACTCCACAGCGTTCGGCCGCGTCTGGCTCTCCATCGTCTTCCTCTTCCGGGTCATGGTGTACGTGGTGGCGGCCGAGCGGGTCTGGGGAGACGACCAGAAGGACTTCCAGTGCAACACGGCCCAGCCCGGCTGCCACAACGTCTGCTATGACCACTTCTTCCCCGTCTCCCACATCCGCCTGTGGGCTCTGCAGCTCATCTTTGTCACCTGCCCCTCACTGCTCGTGGTCATGCACGTGGCCTACAGGGAGGAGCGCGAGCGAAGGCACCGGGAGCGCAATGGAGAGGACTGCGGCCGCCTGTACATGGACACGGGTAAGAAGAGGGGCGGCCTCTGGTGGACCTACGTCTTTACCCTGGTCTTCAAGGCCGGGGTGGACTCCGCCTTCCTCTACGTCCTCTACTACATTTACGAAGCTTACAACTTCCCGCGCCTCATCAAGTGCAGCCAGAAGCCCTGCCCCAACGTGGTGGACTGCTTCATATCCAGGCCAACGGAGAAGAAGATCTTCACCATCTTCATGGTGGTCACGTCCATTCTCTGCATCTTCCTCAACCTCTGCGAGCTCATCTATCTCCTGGGCAAGCGCTGTCAGGAGTGCGTGGTCTCCAACAACCGCCGACATGAGCTGTTCGTGGCCTCCACCGCAGCCAACAACAACGAGAGCCACAGCATTATGGAAAAGTCTCTGAAGGTACCGCCCTATGCCCCTCCCAACAATAGGGTTTCCAAGTAG